The following are from one region of the Pirellulaceae bacterium genome:
- a CDS encoding DUF3732 domain-containing protein, which translates to MTRVQIKSIYLYSHHGERISVDFDPSSVNILVGVSYAGKSSLIEIVDYCLGSTECHIPGVVREASSWVGVHWQNGRSEILVLRRVPSPSKQSSEEVFFAVGASIEIPENASQITPNTNRDGGLRQFEQCLYLGEVDGETFTDRESVRISLRNATPYLFQSDDVIINKTTLLRGTNDERRISIADSLPYFLGAVDESTAQAEAKLKQIKSRIEKETRKADAAERLIGQERDRSLSLLSEAAQLQMIEPVASDASQDQITENLITVSNWTNSPSTYGEEDQLNELYRQEQELRQKYAVLRRQLNDADFAIESATNYSGTVQRQTSKLDVVSFFRPNARSQSCPLCESQLSEKTAQLSAIDSALAQLKRELADVEIDRPKIDKFVMRTSEDLRNIGEQLEIVRARIAAVIRESEDTADRLSQDDRRLRVSGRVSYYLEDRLSAGIAVDRSGIEKLQSELEELVKIANPEAKAERIDALQSQVSIYASALLKRLPFDPNYRDSQIAFNVRGLSIRFILGPRLMQMRDIGGDESYLSGHVATLLALHRVFAEGNRPVPGVIIFDQLSRPFFPADKFQGEVEVKNDDRSDLKQYFDVLFDEVELQKSLQVIVLEHALFADDARYSSAVKRRWNNESRLIPSDWPRVTE; encoded by the coding sequence ATGACGCGGGTGCAAATCAAATCCATCTATTTGTACAGCCATCATGGCGAACGGATATCCGTCGACTTTGATCCTTCTAGTGTCAATATCTTGGTTGGTGTTTCTTACGCGGGCAAATCCTCGCTGATTGAAATAGTTGATTACTGCTTGGGTTCAACAGAGTGCCATATACCAGGAGTTGTTCGAGAGGCATCGTCTTGGGTGGGAGTACATTGGCAGAATGGAAGGTCTGAGATTCTTGTTCTGCGACGCGTCCCATCTCCCTCAAAGCAATCGAGCGAGGAAGTTTTTTTTGCAGTTGGAGCATCGATAGAAATACCTGAAAATGCCTCCCAGATAACGCCAAACACAAATCGAGATGGTGGCCTCCGGCAATTTGAGCAATGCTTGTACTTGGGTGAGGTTGATGGTGAAACGTTCACAGATCGAGAGAGTGTTCGGATTTCTCTTCGCAATGCCACTCCATACTTGTTTCAAAGCGATGACGTAATCATCAATAAAACCACACTGCTACGAGGCACGAACGATGAAAGGCGAATATCGATTGCGGACTCGCTTCCATACTTCCTGGGTGCTGTGGATGAGTCTACAGCGCAGGCAGAAGCAAAACTTAAGCAAATTAAATCACGGATCGAAAAAGAGACTAGGAAGGCGGACGCCGCTGAGCGGCTAATTGGACAAGAAAGAGATCGATCGCTTTCATTGTTGTCAGAAGCTGCTCAATTGCAAATGATCGAACCAGTCGCATCCGATGCTTCTCAGGACCAAATAACTGAGAATTTAATCACAGTATCTAACTGGACAAATTCCCCTTCAACCTATGGAGAGGAAGATCAGCTGAACGAGTTGTACCGGCAAGAGCAAGAACTTCGGCAAAAGTATGCCGTTCTTCGCCGCCAACTTAACGATGCCGATTTTGCGATAGAATCAGCCACAAACTATTCTGGCACAGTTCAACGCCAAACGTCGAAACTTGATGTTGTGAGTTTCTTCCGGCCTAACGCGCGAAGTCAATCCTGTCCCCTATGCGAGTCACAACTTTCTGAAAAGACTGCACAACTAAGTGCTATTGATTCTGCTCTTGCGCAACTCAAAAGAGAACTTGCCGATGTTGAAATAGATCGACCAAAGATTGACAAATTCGTTATGCGAACGAGCGAGGACCTGAGAAATATTGGCGAACAATTGGAGATCGTTCGCGCGAGAATTGCTGCGGTAATAAGAGAGTCCGAAGATACTGCCGACCGACTTAGCCAAGACGATCGACGACTGCGGGTATCGGGCAGGGTTAGCTACTATTTGGAAGATCGACTCAGTGCTGGAATAGCGGTTGATAGATCCGGGATTGAAAAACTCCAATCAGAATTAGAAGAATTAGTAAAGATTGCTAATCCCGAAGCAAAGGCAGAGAGGATTGATGCACTCCAGAGCCAAGTTTCGATTTATGCGAGTGCGTTGCTTAAACGGCTACCGTTCGACCCCAACTACCGGGATAGCCAAATTGCCTTCAATGTTCGCGGCTTAAGTATACGCTTTATACTCGGGCCACGATTAATGCAGATGCGGGATATTGGTGGTGATGAAAGCTATTTGAGTGGACATGTTGCTACGCTATTGGCATTGCATCGAGTTTTTGCCGAAGGCAATCGCCCTGTACCGGGCGTAATCATTTTTGATCAGTTGAGCAGGCCATTTTTTCCTGCAGATAAATTTCAGGGCGAAGTGGAAGTTAAAAACGATGATCGTTCTGACCTGAAGCAGTACTTCGACGTTCTATTCGATGAGGTGGAGCTTCAAAAATCCTTGCAAGTGATCGTCTTAGAACACGCACTATTTGCAGATGACGCTAGATACAGCTCGGCCGTTAAACGTCGCTGGAATAACGAATCTCGATTGATCCCTTCTGACTGGCCGCGTGTTACCGAATAA
- a CDS encoding FdhF/YdeP family oxidoreductase codes for MRKVGNGGGWAAIGYSIRKARQAGGLWKFYKALRSKNACKTCALGMGGQKGGMVNERGAFPEVCKKSMQAMASDMQPAITAEFWQQNSVAELQSWSSRQLEISGRLIQPVLYTRGASHFRPVTWREAMQRIEDALKSLAPDQTFWYFSGRSSNEAGFLLQLVARLYGTNNVNNCSYYCHQASGVGLNKALGTGTATVTLEDIEHCDLAFIIGGNPASNHPRLLTSLTHLRRRGGQVILINPVRELGMVKFRIPSDVRSMLFGSSIASHYCQPHIGGDLALLTGIAKAVVQCGAADEAFIANHTSGGANFVQHLQGLRWSDLEQRSGVTQAEMRRIAELYAQSRAAIFGWTMGITHHVHGVENVEAIVNLALLRGMVGRSGAGLMPIRGHSNVQGMGSVGVTPKLKDAIFNNLQQHYQLPLPTSPGMDTMACMEAAHSGQTQAAICLGGNLYGSNPDAAYAKQALGQLRLLATLSTTLNTGHVHALADQTLILPVLPRDEEPQPTTQESMFNFVRLSDGGPVRYPGPRSEIQVVAELGQRLVGDSAAIQWTDMQQSDTIRQWIGQVVPGYQAIGSIGQTKQEFQITGRILHQPRFSTPDGRAIFHSHPIPELAAIGVDQLRLMTVRSEGQFNTVVYEEEDLYRGQERRDLILIHPDDLRRLNLQPDQPVEITSSVGRIAGYLARSYDDIRPGNALMYYPEANVLVPRTLDPQSKTPAFKCVIVTVKPATAAPLNR; via the coding sequence ATGCGCAAGGTAGGCAACGGCGGTGGCTGGGCGGCCATCGGTTATTCCATCCGCAAGGCACGCCAAGCAGGCGGACTGTGGAAATTCTACAAAGCCCTGCGCAGCAAGAACGCCTGCAAGACGTGCGCTTTGGGAATGGGTGGTCAAAAGGGCGGTATGGTCAATGAGCGCGGTGCCTTTCCTGAGGTCTGTAAGAAGTCGATGCAGGCCATGGCGTCGGATATGCAGCCGGCCATTACCGCCGAATTTTGGCAGCAAAACAGCGTGGCGGAATTACAGAGCTGGTCGTCCCGACAATTAGAAATATCCGGCAGATTGATCCAGCCGGTGCTCTATACGCGCGGTGCCAGTCATTTTCGACCGGTGACCTGGCGAGAGGCCATGCAGCGAATTGAGGATGCCCTGAAATCGCTGGCTCCTGACCAAACATTCTGGTACTTCAGCGGCCGCAGCAGCAATGAGGCCGGGTTCTTGTTGCAGTTGGTAGCGCGACTGTACGGCACGAACAACGTCAATAACTGCAGCTACTATTGCCATCAGGCCAGTGGCGTTGGACTGAACAAGGCTTTGGGTACCGGCACAGCCACAGTTACGCTAGAGGATATCGAGCACTGTGATCTGGCGTTTATCATCGGAGGTAATCCGGCCAGCAATCATCCGCGTCTGTTGACGTCACTAACGCATTTGCGTCGCCGTGGCGGTCAAGTGATTTTGATCAATCCGGTGCGTGAGCTGGGTATGGTCAAATTCCGTATTCCCAGCGATGTGCGGAGCATGTTGTTCGGATCGTCCATTGCCAGCCACTATTGTCAACCACACATTGGAGGTGATTTAGCGCTGCTGACCGGCATTGCTAAGGCCGTTGTCCAGTGTGGAGCTGCCGACGAGGCGTTCATCGCCAATCACACCAGCGGAGGTGCGAATTTTGTGCAGCACTTACAAGGGCTGCGCTGGAGTGACTTGGAGCAGCGCAGTGGAGTAACGCAGGCAGAAATGCGTCGAATTGCCGAATTGTACGCGCAGTCCCGCGCCGCTATCTTTGGCTGGACGATGGGCATTACGCACCATGTGCATGGAGTCGAAAACGTCGAGGCCATTGTCAATCTGGCGTTGCTGCGCGGCATGGTAGGGCGGTCTGGTGCTGGGCTGATGCCTATTCGCGGTCACTCCAACGTTCAAGGAATGGGATCTGTCGGCGTCACTCCCAAGTTGAAAGACGCAATCTTCAATAATCTCCAGCAGCACTATCAATTGCCGTTGCCCACCTCGCCAGGCATGGACACGATGGCCTGCATGGAGGCCGCTCACTCAGGTCAAACGCAGGCGGCCATTTGCTTAGGCGGCAATCTGTACGGATCGAACCCAGACGCTGCTTATGCCAAGCAGGCGCTGGGGCAATTGCGATTGCTGGCTACGCTCAGCACGACACTCAACACGGGCCATGTACATGCCTTGGCGGATCAGACGTTGATTCTGCCCGTGCTGCCGCGCGATGAAGAGCCGCAGCCGACTACGCAAGAGTCGATGTTCAACTTTGTGCGTCTGAGCGATGGTGGACCAGTGCGCTATCCCGGACCGCGCAGCGAAATTCAGGTAGTGGCCGAGTTGGGTCAGCGACTGGTGGGAGATAGTGCGGCGATCCAGTGGACCGACATGCAGCAGTCCGACACGATTCGGCAGTGGATCGGACAGGTTGTGCCTGGCTACCAAGCCATCGGGTCGATCGGGCAGACCAAGCAAGAATTTCAGATTACCGGTCGGATTTTACATCAACCGCGTTTTTCGACCCCAGACGGAAGAGCAATTTTTCATTCGCATCCCATCCCCGAACTGGCCGCCATCGGTGTCGATCAACTGCGCTTGATGACGGTGCGCAGCGAAGGTCAGTTCAACACCGTCGTGTACGAAGAGGAAGATTTGTATCGCGGTCAAGAGCGCCGAGATCTGATCTTGATTCATCCCGACGACCTGCGGCGGCTGAATCTGCAGCCGGACCAACCTGTCGAGATCACCAGCAGCGTGGGCCGAATCGCTGGCTACCTGGCGCGGTCCTATGACGACATTCGTCCCGGCAATGCGCTGATGTACTACCCGGAAGCCAATGTGTTGGTGCCCCGCACTCTCGATCCGCAATCCAAGACACCGGCCTTCAAATGCGTGATCGTGACGGTCAAGCCAGCCACAGCAGCACCGCTGAACCGATAA
- a CDS encoding undecaprenyl-diphosphate phosphatase, with product MSDHLKALIIGIVEGLTEFLPVSSTAHIRICQELLNISLEDSYWKMFAIVIQLGAVLAVVVYFRYRILDFLRHFPGGRSGQRKWWNHPLSLVTLSFVVTAIPCFLLDKYIGDNLENFHVIGAALIIGGVLMLWIDRTFSQRATTHHMDDITVPQALVIGCTQILAAAFPGVSRSMSTIAGGQVMGLSRPAALEFSFFLSLPVMLAATGFKLLQFVLKSITTITTDQWLILGNGFVVSFLVGWAVIAWFMSWVNRHGFAPFAVYRLVIGSAVLLWLA from the coding sequence GTGTCAGATCACTTAAAAGCTTTGATTATAGGAATTGTCGAAGGATTGACAGAATTTCTACCAGTCAGTTCCACGGCCCATATCCGCATTTGCCAAGAGCTGCTGAACATATCGCTGGAAGACAGCTACTGGAAGATGTTCGCGATCGTAATCCAGCTTGGCGCTGTTCTGGCGGTAGTGGTCTATTTTCGTTATCGCATTCTGGATTTTCTGCGGCACTTTCCGGGCGGACGATCTGGACAGCGCAAATGGTGGAATCATCCGCTGTCTTTGGTGACACTCAGTTTTGTCGTCACAGCCATTCCTTGCTTCCTGTTGGATAAGTACATCGGCGATAATTTGGAGAACTTCCACGTCATCGGAGCGGCTCTGATCATTGGTGGCGTTTTGATGTTGTGGATCGATCGCACCTTCAGCCAGCGTGCCACCACGCATCACATGGACGATATTACCGTCCCTCAAGCGCTGGTCATTGGTTGCACGCAGATTTTAGCGGCGGCCTTTCCGGGCGTCAGCCGTAGCATGTCCACGATTGCCGGCGGACAGGTGATGGGGCTCTCACGCCCCGCAGCACTTGAATTCAGCTTCTTCTTATCGCTACCAGTCATGCTGGCCGCGACCGGTTTCAAACTGCTGCAATTTGTACTCAAGAGCATCACGACTATCACGACGGACCAGTGGCTGATTCTGGGCAACGGTTTTGTAGTCAGTTTCTTGGTGGGCTGGGCGGTAATTGCCTGGTTCATGTCATGGGTCAATCGCCACGGCTTTGCGCCCTTTGCCGTTTACCGATTGGTTATCGGTTCAGCGGTGCTGCTGTGGCTGGCTTGA
- a CDS encoding CTP synthase produces MTKHIFVTGGVVSSIGKGLTSASIGMLLEARGLRVRMQKLDPYINVDPGTMSPYQHGEVYVLDDGSETDLDLGHYERFTNAPLTRDSNYTTGQIYLSVIEKERKGQFLGKTVQVIPHITDEIKSVIRKIGQTDVDVVITEIGGTVGDIESLPFLEAIRQYPLAAGRENCLFIHLTLVPYLKAAGELKTKPTQHSVGQLRQIGIQPDILICRCEQSLSRDEREKIALFCNLDPKAVIEERDKDFSIYEVPLSLVSNGLDELIVSRLGLAAGTPNLEPIKEILHRLRNPQHEISIAVVGKYAEHKDAYKSIYEALDHAGIHHRAQIRIGRIQSEDIENEGAEVLLSGYDAILVPGGFGERGIDGKLSTIRYAREKGIPFFGICLGMQCAVIEYGRNVMGLEAAHSTEFDKNSPHPVICLLNEQREITHLGGTMRLGSQTAKLLHGSLACNAYGQVEIAERHRHRYEFNNQYRQRFEAHGFRFSGTNPDGSLVEIVELPEHPWFLAVQFHPEFKSKPTQAHPLFASFVHAAIDRRSRRNKATDSNQLLPM; encoded by the coding sequence ATGACAAAACACATCTTCGTAACCGGCGGCGTCGTTAGTTCTATCGGCAAGGGATTGACCAGCGCTTCGATCGGCATGTTGCTGGAAGCGCGTGGACTGCGCGTGCGGATGCAGAAGCTGGATCCGTATATCAATGTCGATCCGGGAACGATGAGCCCCTACCAGCACGGTGAAGTGTACGTGCTGGATGATGGTAGCGAGACCGATTTGGATTTGGGCCACTACGAGCGTTTCACGAACGCCCCGCTGACTCGCGATTCCAACTACACCACCGGGCAGATTTATTTGTCGGTGATTGAGAAGGAGCGGAAAGGCCAATTCCTGGGCAAGACCGTCCAGGTCATCCCGCACATTACCGACGAAATTAAGAGCGTCATCCGGAAAATTGGCCAGACAGACGTCGACGTCGTAATCACTGAAATTGGTGGTACCGTCGGCGACATTGAGAGCTTGCCGTTCCTAGAGGCCATTCGGCAGTATCCGTTGGCGGCCGGTCGTGAAAACTGTCTGTTTATCCATTTGACTTTGGTGCCCTATCTGAAGGCGGCTGGCGAACTGAAGACCAAGCCCACCCAACACTCGGTTGGCCAGCTTCGGCAGATCGGTATTCAGCCAGACATCTTGATCTGCCGTTGCGAACAATCGCTATCGCGCGACGAGCGCGAGAAGATTGCCCTGTTCTGTAACTTGGACCCCAAGGCGGTAATCGAAGAGCGTGACAAAGATTTTTCGATCTACGAAGTTCCGCTCAGCCTGGTCTCCAACGGTCTGGACGAATTGATTGTCAGTCGGCTGGGCCTGGCCGCCGGCACGCCCAACCTGGAGCCAATCAAAGAGATTCTGCATCGGCTACGCAATCCTCAGCATGAAATCAGCATTGCCGTCGTTGGCAAGTATGCCGAGCACAAGGACGCCTACAAGTCGATCTACGAAGCGCTGGATCACGCCGGCATTCATCACCGCGCGCAAATTCGCATCGGCCGCATTCAAAGTGAAGATATTGAAAACGAAGGCGCCGAAGTGTTGCTTTCGGGCTACGACGCCATTTTGGTTCCCGGTGGCTTCGGCGAGCGTGGCATTGACGGCAAATTGTCGACGATTCGCTACGCGCGAGAAAAGGGCATCCCCTTCTTTGGCATCTGCCTGGGCATGCAGTGCGCCGTGATCGAGTACGGCAGAAACGTAATGGGCCTTGAGGCCGCACATTCCACCGAGTTCGACAAGAACAGCCCGCATCCGGTGATCTGCCTGCTGAATGAACAGCGTGAGATAACGCACTTGGGCGGCACCATGCGCTTGGGCAGTCAAACCGCCAAGCTCCTGCACGGTTCGTTGGCTTGCAACGCCTATGGTCAAGTTGAAATTGCGGAGCGGCATCGCCATCGCTATGAATTCAATAACCAGTATCGCCAGCGATTTGAAGCCCACGGCTTCCGCTTTTCCGGCACCAATCCCGATGGCAGCTTGGTAGAAATTGTCGAACTGCCCGAGCACCCCTGGTTTCTAGCCGTTCAATTCCACCCTGAATTCAAATCCAAACCCACGCAAGCCCACCCCCTGTTTGCCAGTTTCGTCCACGCTGCCATCGACCGCCGCTCCCGCCGCAACAAAGCAACCGACTCTAATCAGCTGTTGCCGATGTAA